From the Thermoflexus hugenholtzii JAD2 genome, one window contains:
- a CDS encoding heme-binding domain-containing protein codes for MGRRWFGFLIPLWGIALGVLLYGVLTVLGARFGFLYRNVTGFTALQQVSRWAIGVSALSALGAAALVAGITALRPASWPRKILLVLPAWFLFLTLLGLLMFLLQIGTVGPFAALWTVGSALLLLIAVTVAGLRMDLPSRIHKWVQALLGLGGASGLVAGLSLLLAFLLAMARGPAPAFAGLQGSFGPGGVPGFLGPPETLGEGARAVPPFGTSGERFRGEPFVGPFPGRPPEGLAPVRVAPSTMAVGGGILSALALLALGAVGWSRRRWGMEDVPTAAIWGDRPQEGLRALGAGAMLSLAALLIAQLIPVPRTNPPARATIPWDSPQTQALWQRACADCHSNETRWPWYTAVAPASWLTVLHVNEGRQALNLSELDPAALSPARKARLAEEIARVIRNGSMPPADYLLIHPEARLTDLEKELLIQGLQETLSR; via the coding sequence ATGGGGCGACGATGGTTTGGCTTCCTGATCCCGCTCTGGGGGATCGCCCTGGGAGTCTTGCTCTACGGCGTCCTGACGGTCCTGGGCGCCCGCTTCGGCTTCCTTTATCGGAACGTGACCGGGTTCACGGCCCTGCAGCAGGTCTCCCGCTGGGCCATTGGGGTGAGCGCCCTATCGGCCCTGGGGGCCGCTGCCCTCGTGGCCGGGATCACCGCCCTCCGGCCCGCTTCGTGGCCCCGGAAGATTCTCCTTGTCCTGCCTGCCTGGTTTCTTTTCCTAACGCTCCTGGGCCTCTTGATGTTCCTCCTTCAAATCGGCACGGTGGGACCCTTCGCGGCCCTCTGGACCGTGGGCAGCGCCCTGTTGCTGCTCATCGCGGTCACCGTCGCGGGCCTGCGGATGGATCTCCCGTCCCGGATCCACAAATGGGTCCAGGCCCTGCTGGGGTTGGGAGGGGCCAGCGGGCTGGTTGCGGGCCTCTCCCTCCTTCTGGCCTTCTTGCTGGCGATGGCCCGTGGGCCGGCTCCGGCCTTTGCAGGGCTTCAGGGGAGCTTCGGGCCCGGTGGGGTGCCCGGCTTCCTGGGCCCTCCGGAGACCCTGGGTGAAGGCGCTCGCGCCGTGCCGCCTTTCGGCACGTCGGGGGAGCGATTCCGAGGGGAGCCGTTCGTGGGGCCCTTCCCGGGGCGGCCGCCGGAGGGGCTGGCGCCGGTGCGGGTGGCCCCGTCCACCATGGCGGTCGGAGGTGGCATCCTGAGCGCCCTGGCGCTTCTCGCGCTGGGTGCAGTGGGCTGGAGCCGACGCCGATGGGGCATGGAGGACGTTCCCACTGCGGCGATCTGGGGAGATCGGCCGCAGGAGGGCCTTCGGGCCCTGGGCGCCGGGGCCATGCTGAGCCTGGCCGCTTTGCTGATCGCCCAGCTGATCCCGGTCCCGCGCACCAACCCGCCGGCTCGGGCGACGATCCCATGGGATTCTCCTCAGACCCAAGCCCTCTGGCAGCGGGCGTGTGCGGACTGCCATAGCAACGAAACGCGCTGGCCCTGGTATACCGCGGTCGCACCGGCCTCCTGGCTGACCGTTCTACACGTGAACGAGGGCCGGCAGGCCCTCAACCTCTCCGAGCTGGATCCGGCCGCGCTGTCACCGGCCCGCAAAGCCCGCTTGGCGGAGGAGATCGCTCGGGTGATCCGCAATGGAAGCATGCCGCCAGCGGATTATCTGCTTATCCATCCGGAGGCGCGCCTCACGGATCTGGAGAAGGAACTGCTCATCCAAGGCTTGCAGGAAACCCTTTCCCGTTAG
- a CDS encoding sensor histidine kinase: MRTFGRIRSIRGWLIGSYLLLSIVAVGITGVLTVSLLRAYGIRQEQAVLRANAEAVARQARMFMEPEPWPEGLTRLAYATAFLGNARVRILDAQGRVLADSGFPTGPAGEVLWAAPASTPGAEGAGIPPWGSLYLRGREGWPAHSPPGMRWMRIRQFRSPWGSRFHFETLPGSPEAGEEVTAPSLPLVARAPIGDPRAPIGYVELQAGVEPSLEVIAATTRAFALAGLVAALLAGLLGLGVSEALSRPIRRLAHAAVQMGEGNLHVRAPEAGPVELRHLAAELNRMAERLQASFTALARERDVLRHFIADASHQLRTPLTALRTFLELLQGPAAEDPEARAAFLAESQAQVDRLAWITHNLLDLSRLEAGLISLDLAPHALEDVLRAALSLFREGAARKGIALSLELPPEPIEGIWDRWRLEMALANLLDNAVKFTPSGGRITVGARREGERVRIWVEDTGSGIDPEDLPHIFERFYRGRNAPAEGSGLGLAIVRWIVEAHGGQVEVRSWPGQGSRFELILPLRSGAAVA, encoded by the coding sequence ATGCGGACGTTCGGGCGGATCCGTTCCATTCGCGGGTGGCTGATCGGGAGCTATCTGCTGCTCAGCATCGTCGCGGTGGGGATCACCGGGGTGCTGACGGTGAGCCTGCTGCGGGCGTATGGGATCCGGCAGGAGCAGGCGGTGCTGCGGGCGAACGCGGAGGCCGTGGCCCGGCAGGCCCGGATGTTCATGGAGCCGGAGCCCTGGCCGGAGGGGTTGACCCGCCTGGCCTACGCCACCGCCTTCCTGGGGAACGCCCGGGTGCGCATCCTGGACGCCCAGGGCCGGGTGCTGGCCGACTCCGGCTTCCCGACCGGCCCCGCCGGGGAGGTCCTCTGGGCCGCCCCGGCGTCTACCCCCGGTGCCGAGGGAGCCGGGATCCCTCCGTGGGGCTCCCTCTATCTGCGGGGCCGGGAGGGCTGGCCCGCCCATAGCCCCCCCGGGATGCGCTGGATGCGGATCCGCCAGTTCCGCAGCCCGTGGGGCAGCCGCTTCCACTTTGAGACGCTGCCTGGGTCCCCGGAGGCGGGAGAGGAGGTCACCGCGCCCTCGCTTCCACTGGTGGCGCGGGCGCCCATCGGGGATCCCCGGGCGCCCATCGGGTATGTGGAGCTGCAGGCCGGGGTGGAGCCCAGCCTGGAGGTGATCGCCGCCACCACCCGCGCCTTCGCCCTGGCCGGCCTCGTCGCCGCCCTGCTGGCCGGGCTGCTGGGCCTGGGGGTGAGCGAGGCGCTGAGCCGCCCTATCCGTCGCCTGGCCCACGCGGCGGTGCAAATGGGCGAGGGAAACCTCCACGTCCGCGCGCCGGAGGCCGGGCCGGTGGAGCTGCGGCATCTGGCCGCCGAGCTCAATCGGATGGCTGAGCGCCTGCAGGCCAGCTTCACGGCCCTGGCCCGGGAGCGGGACGTCCTGCGCCACTTCATCGCCGACGCCTCCCATCAGCTCCGCACGCCGCTGACTGCCCTCCGGACCTTCCTGGAGCTCCTGCAAGGGCCAGCGGCGGAGGACCCGGAGGCCCGGGCCGCCTTCCTCGCCGAGAGCCAGGCTCAGGTGGATCGGCTGGCCTGGATCACCCACAACCTCCTGGACCTCTCCCGCCTGGAGGCCGGCCTGATCTCCCTGGACCTCGCCCCCCATGCCCTGGAGGATGTCCTCCGGGCCGCGCTCTCCCTGTTCCGGGAAGGAGCAGCCCGGAAGGGGATCGCCCTCTCCCTCGAGCTCCCGCCGGAGCCCATCGAGGGGATCTGGGATCGGTGGCGGCTGGAGATGGCCCTGGCCAACCTGCTGGACAACGCGGTCAAGTTCACGCCGTCCGGCGGGCGGATCACGGTGGGCGCCCGGCGGGAGGGGGAGCGCGTCCGGATCTGGGTGGAGGACACCGGATCCGGCATCGATCCGGAGGACCTTCCCCACATCTTCGAGCGCTTCTATCGGGGGCGGAACGCCCCGGCGGAGGGGAGCGGCTTGGGCCTGGCCATTGTGCGCTGGATCGTGGAAGCCCACGGCGGACAGGTGGAAGTGCGCAGCTGGCCCGGCCAGGGCAGCCGCTTCGAGCTGATCCTCCCACTGCGCAGCGGGGCCGCTGTGGCCTGA
- a CDS encoding type II toxin-antitoxin system VapC family toxin codes for MRLDEVPPGPVYVDTNVWYMYLRSDRRYLAVVRSFLERVIKGEIAALVGVPVLDELFYRLLLARIREQEGQHPLTGLRQDPAGLVRRHAPPIRRAIEMLLRLPNVHLVGVETEDAYRFLHHASRYGLLPRDALHVAIMDRLNVPAIASDDRDFDRVPGIQRHWIANAPLP; via the coding sequence ATGAGGCTCGATGAGGTCCCTCCCGGCCCTGTCTATGTGGACACCAATGTGTGGTACATGTATCTCCGTTCTGACCGACGATATCTGGCGGTTGTTCGCTCTTTCCTGGAGCGCGTCATTAAGGGAGAGATTGCCGCCCTGGTAGGGGTTCCTGTCCTGGATGAACTGTTTTACCGCTTGCTGTTAGCACGCATTCGCGAACAGGAAGGCCAGCATCCTCTCACAGGGTTACGCCAGGATCCTGCAGGGCTGGTAAGACGTCACGCGCCGCCAATTCGCAGGGCTATTGAGATGCTACTTCGTTTGCCTAACGTGCATCTCGTCGGTGTGGAGACGGAGGATGCATATCGTTTCCTGCACCACGCTTCCCGATACGGACTGCTGCCTCGGGACGCTCTCCACGTCGCTATCATGGATCGCCTGAACGTCCCCGCGATTGCCTCTGACGACCGGGATTTCGATCGTGTGCCGGGCATACAGCGCCACTGGATCGCCAATGCCCCTCTGCCTTAG
- a CDS encoding AbrB/MazE/SpoVT family DNA-binding domain-containing protein: MTERELTVEAEGALILPRELLDEALLGKRLRLVVRKGEISILPEEPTDPYQTLDELAGCLGEEPFEFYDFDLEVGGFYEAR, encoded by the coding sequence ATGACGGAGCGGGAGCTGACGGTGGAGGCGGAAGGGGCGCTTATATTGCCTCGAGAGCTGCTGGACGAAGCTCTCCTGGGCAAACGGTTGCGTCTTGTTGTGCGGAAGGGGGAGATTTCCATCCTTCCAGAAGAGCCGACTGATCCTTATCAGACGCTGGATGAACTGGCCGGATGTCTGGGGGAAGAACCCTTTGAGTTTTACGACTTCGACCTCGAAGTTGGGGGCTTTTATGAGGCTCGATGA